AGCCACCGGCCAATTAACTGGTCTCCAATCCCACTTACTTATTTTACCGCTGGTCTGTTCCTCAATGCCATTAATTACATCAGGTATTGTTATCCTGAATTGCCTAATTTCATCAGGGCTATACTCCTTGGCTCTACCTGCGAAGGCCACGGGCTGTATATTAATCCACCTGACGACATCCCTATTTTCAATTGCAAAATCTATTATCTTGCCCATGTCTCTATCGTTATAGTTCTTAGCCATTGTAACCACAAGAACTACGGACCTATGGCCAAGCTTCCTGGCATTCTCAATAACCTTCTTCTTAACAGCCGCATACGCCTTTGGATCATATAGCCTATGTCTCCAAACACCCTGATTATTCGGATCTATTGTGTCGAATTGTAGGTATATCGTTGACATACCCGCATCTAATAGCTTCCTGTAATAATCAATATCATTAGCGATCCTTATGCCATTGGTATTGACCTCGATGTGGTCAAAGCCGAGGATCTTGGCCATCCTAATGATCTCTGGTAAGTCATTCCTGAGCGTTGGCTCGCCACCGCTAAACTGAATAGCATTTGGCGCCCAGGGCTTCTGAGCTCTAAGGGTCCTAAGCATATACTCGATCTGCTCGAGTGTTGGTTCGTATACATAACCAGCTGCGTAGGCATTGGCGAAGCACACGGGGCATTTCATGTTACACCTGTTTGTTACATCGATTATTGCAAGCACAGTATTTGTCTTATGAACAGGGCATAAGCCGCATCCCTGTGGACAACTACCTGCTGCCAAATAATAGTTAAGGTCTGTATTGGGATTTGCTGTGCCCTTACCAATGTATTCAGGGGCATCCCACTGGAGGAAGTAGTAATATAATTCAGCATCACCCCAGTATAGATCTCTGAAAGTTCCATGTTCTGGGCAGGTCTTCTTTAGCCATATTGCCCCATCCTCCTCGTAAACAGCCATTGGTATCTGCCTACTACAGACGGGGCATACGGACACTGAGACCTTAATAACTCTCACATGATCTGGCAGACCGAATTGTCTCTTCCACATTTGCTGAAGTCTCTCATTCTCTAGGGCATTCCTATAATGCCTAGGTAACTTAAACCTGCTTAGGTCAACAAGTGGCTTCCTTGGCCTTTGTGCTTCAATAAGTTCGGTCTTTGCTGATACTACCTGAACCATTGCGGTAATTGAGGGTTAATTATTTAAAAGCTTTGTCACCAACTAATACTCTCAGAAGTGTTTTTAGTATGAGTATAGAAAAAAGACTTCAGGAACTCGCCAGACTTATTGGATTAACAAGTTATGATATAAAGACCTATATAGCGCTTGTG
This is a stretch of genomic DNA from Vulcanisaeta moutnovskia 768-28. It encodes these proteins:
- the tes gene encoding tetraether lipid synthase Tes, translated to MVQVVSAKTELIEAQRPRKPLVDLSRFKLPRHYRNALENERLQQMWKRQFGLPDHVRVIKVSVSVCPVCSRQIPMAVYEEDGAIWLKKTCPEHGTFRDLYWGDAELYYYFLQWDAPEYIGKGTANPNTDLNYYLAAGSCPQGCGLCPVHKTNTVLAIIDVTNRCNMKCPVCFANAYAAGYVYEPTLEQIEYMLRTLRAQKPWAPNAIQFSGGEPTLRNDLPEIIRMAKILGFDHIEVNTNGIRIANDIDYYRKLLDAGMSTIYLQFDTIDPNNQGVWRHRLYDPKAYAAVKKKVIENARKLGHRSVVLVVTMAKNYNDRDMGKIIDFAIENRDVVRWINIQPVAFAGRAKEYSPDEIRQFRITIPDVINGIEEQTSGKISKWDWRPVNWPVAIGKLVEALTGSPKPIFSNNPVCGASTFIYYDQDTKDILPITKIVDVDGFEKTAWDLHSKAIKGGVWRGIATVETLKLLRYVKHKGFRDILANFLTRKDYESLGQIMFNVIGLGIMHFMDTFNFDVQRVQRCDIHYAAPDGRIIPFCTMNNFHRDKIEHSFKMDVKDWLKIKLARNTAVYI